The proteins below come from a single Miscanthus floridulus cultivar M001 chromosome 1, ASM1932011v1, whole genome shotgun sequence genomic window:
- the LOC136472240 gene encoding uncharacterized protein, giving the protein MTLASAAHKIPLEVAHTVVEIAEVARYAYHHRPGHPADHDGDPTALPAGADGGGGASEEAARLREENAMLRARLADDLALLREVHGAPCVSKECPPDLYNRLMAAVNNASFLSHLEKLQDESAREHNELSSGNMTEVEVADIPDKMGNGKKGSWVLVACDTAGANLEEISGIDDENYVIINEDDIVDGIATFVARCILEDPKSKSLSPVQLQKAVAKALDSMKARWRWSTFWEAGQIIYILATWGITLAGLYKSRHVLKVAAKGAAASARFVMKAL; this is encoded by the exons ATGACGTTGGCATCGGCGGCGCACAAGATCCCGCTGGAGGTTGCGCACACCGTCGTCGAGATTGCCGAGGTCGCGCGCTACGCCTACCACCACCGCCCCGGCCACCCTGCAGACCACGACGGGGACCCGACTGCGCTGCCCGCGGGGGCTGATGGCGGCGGGGGCGCCAGCGAGGAGGCCGCGCGGCTGCGGGAGGAGAACGCCATGCTCCGCGCCCGACTCGCAGATGACCTGGCGCTCCTGCGCGAGGTCCACGGCGCGCCCTGCGTCTCCAAGGAGTGCCCTCCTGAT CTGTACAACCGACTGATGGCGGCGGTCAACAATGCTAGCTTCCTTTCTCATCTCGAGAAATTACAGGATGAGTCAGCACGTGAACATAATGAACTATCTTCTGGCAACATGACAG AGGTGGAAGTTGCAGACATTCCAGACAAAATGGGTAACGGGAAGAAAGGATCGTGGGTCTTGGTTGCTTGTGATACTGCTGGGGCTAATTTGGAGGAAATTAGTGGGATTGATGATGAAAATTATGTCATAATCAATGAAGACGACATAGTCGATGGTATTGCCACCTTTGTTGCTAGGTGCATTCTTGAAGATCCAAAATCCAAG TCGTTATCGCCAGTGCAGCTCCAGAAGG CTGTTGCAAAGGCATTAGATAGCATGAAAGCTCGGTGGAGATGGTCAACCTTTTGGGAGGCTGGACAGATTATTTATATCTTGGCCACTTGGGGAATCACATTAGCAGG GTTGTACAAGAGCCGTCATGTCCTGAAGGTGGCAGCAAAGGGTGCTGCTGCGTCTGCCAGATTTGTTATGAAGGCCCTGTGA